In Mixophyes fleayi isolate aMixFle1 chromosome 11, aMixFle1.hap1, whole genome shotgun sequence, one DNA window encodes the following:
- the LOC142107587 gene encoding chemerin-like receptor 1 encodes MNSTIDTDTAELRHAVQVAATVTFSLIFILGMMGNGTVIWITGCRLQRTINTVWFFNLALADFISTFLVLVTVLYLLLDLHWPFGPIFCKLVNCIFGFTIFASILLLTAISIDRCILVLFPVWCQNYRNPRLVSTTCLVIWIVSIALVPGSYTLSEMSTESNRSSCKNLDVFEDWERREAAIFTVCIFLYQFLVPLCIILISYAILLVTLRKKKLNRSSKPFIVVTGVVFSFFLCWLPYHALALTRVFLGGLPLLVSLVAVPLSKCLAMFNSCINPILYVFIGREFKDAVKKSLTQVFKTVFEEVTH; translated from the coding sequence ATGAACTCCACCATAGACACAGACACTGCTGAACTGCGCCATGCTGTGCAAGTGGCGGCCACTGTGACCTTCAGCCTAATTTTCATCCTAGGCATGATGGGAAACGGCACGGTCATCTGGATAACAGGCTGTCGGCTTCAAAGAACCATCAACACTGTTTGGTTTTTCAATCTGGCATTGGCGGATTTCATCTCCACATTCCTAGTTCTGGTCACTGTCCTTTACTTATTGCTGGACCTTCATTGGCCATTTGGGCCTATCTTTTGCAAGCTTGTCAATTGTATCTTTGGCTTCACAATCTTTGCCAGCATTCTCTTACTGACTGCTATCAGCATTGATCGTTGTATTCTTGTTCTCTTCCCTGTCTGGTGCCAAAATTATCGAAACCCCAGATTGGTGTCGACTACGTGTCTGGTGATTTGGATTGTCTCCATTGCTCTGGTGCCAGGTTCTTACACCCTCTCGGAGATGTCCACGGAAAGCAACCGAAGTTCCTGCAAGAACCTAGATGTGTTTGAGGACTGGGAAAGAAGAGAAGCTGCCATATTTACCGTTTGTATTTTTCTCTACCAGTTCTTAGTGCCACTGTGTATTATTCTTATTTCCTATGCTATTCTTCTAGTTACCCTACGTAAGAAAAAACTGAACCGGTCCAGCAAACCATTTATAGTTGTCACTGGAGTGGTCTTCTCCTTCTTTTTATGCTGGCTTCCCTATCATGCTTTAGCACTCACCCGTGTGTTTCTTGGTGGGTTACCACTTTTGGTGAGCTTGGTGGCTGTACCACTTTCCAAATGCTTAGCTATGTTCAACAGTTGCATCAATCCCATTCTCTACGTTTTCATTGGTCGAGAATTTAAGGATGCCGTGAAGAAGTCACTGACACAAGTTTTTAAAACTGTCTTTGAAGAAGTCACACACTAA